The following proteins come from a genomic window of Balearica regulorum gibbericeps isolate bBalReg1 chromosome 9, bBalReg1.pri, whole genome shotgun sequence:
- the ARHGEF4 gene encoding rho guanine nucleotide exchange factor 4 isoform X3, producing the protein MDDQELGFKAGDVIEVMDATNKEWWWGRILDSEGWFPASFVRLRVNQDEPMEDYPLKVEGGKEDDSSSGTRRFGMGQTTKDQMRTNVINEIISTERDYIKHLKDICEGYIKQCRKRADMFTEEQLKTIFGNIEDIYRCQKKFVKALEKKFNKDHPHLSEVGSCFLEYQTEFQIYSEYCNNHPNACMELSRLTKVNKYVYFFEACRLLQKMIDISLDGFLLTPVQKICKYPLQLAELLKYTNPQHRDFKDVEAALNAMKNVARLINERKRRLENIDKIAQWQSSIEDWEGEDVLVRSSELIYSGELAKISHPQAKSQQRMFFLFDHQLICCKKDLLRRDILYYKSRINMDDMEILDIDDGKDKDFNISVKNAFKLHCRDTEEVHLFCAKKPEQKQRWLKAFENERRQVQLDQETGFSITEVQKKQAMLNASKQHHTGKPKAVTRPYYDFLMRQKHPTLPTTLPQQQVFMLAEPKRKPSNFWQNISRLTPFRK; encoded by the exons ATGGATGACCAAGAGCTGGGATTCAAGGCTGGCGATGTCATTGAAGTAATGGACGCCACCAACAAGGAGTGGTGGTGGGGGAGGATCCTGGACAGTGAAGGCTGGTTTCCAGCCAGCTTTGTACGG CTCCGAGTAAACCAGGATGAACCCATGGAAGATTATCCCCTGAAGGTAGAGGGTGGCAAAGAGGACGACTCCAGCAGTGGCACCCGCCGCTTTGGGATGGGGCAGACCACCAAAGATCAAATGAGAACCAACGTCATCAATGAGATCATAAGCACGGAGAGAGACTACATCAAGCATCTGAAGGATATTTGTGAG GGTTACATTAAGCAGTGCCGCAAAAGAGCTGACATGTTTAcagaagagcagctgaagaCAATCTTTGGGAATATTGAGGACATCTACAGGTGCCAGAAGAAATTTGTTAAAGCACTAGAGAAGAAATTCAACAAAGACCACCCACATTTGAGTGAGGTTGGCTCATGCTTCTTGGAATAT CAAACGGAGTTTCAGATATACTCTGAATACTGCAACAACCACCCCAATGCCTGCATGGAGCTGTCCCGCCTCACCAAAGTTAACAAATATGTCTACTTCTTCGAAGCCTGCCGCCTGCTGCAGAAGATGATAGACATCTCTCTCGATGGGTTTCTGCTGACTCCCGTGCAGAAAATCTGCAAATATCCACTGCAACTGGCTGAACTGCTCAAATACACCAACCCCCAACACAG GGATTTTAAAGATGTCGAAGCGGCCTTAAATGCCATGAAGAACGTTGCTCGGCTCATCAATGAGAGAAAGCGGCGGCTGGAGAACATTGACAAAATTGCTCAGTGGCAGAGTTCAATAGAAGACTGGGAG GGTGAAGATGTCCTAGTCAGAAGCTCAGAACTCATCTATTCTGGGGAATTAGCCAAAATCTCCCACCCTCAAGCCAAGAGCCAACAGAGGATGTTCTTCCTCTTCGATCACCAGCTTATCTGCTGCAAGAAG GACCTTCTGCGTAGGGACATCTTGTATTATAAGAGTCGGATCAACATGGATGATATGGAAATATTGGATATAGACGATGGGAAGGACAAGGACTTCAATATCAGcgtgaaaaatgcatttaaattgcACTGCCGAGACACTGAGGAAGTCCACTTATTTTGTGCAAAAAAGCCTGAGCAGAAACAGCGCTGGCTGAAGGCATTTGAGAATGAAAGGAGACAGGTTCAGCTTGACCAGGAGACAG GTTTTTCAATCACAGAGGTGCAGAAAAAGCAGGCGATGCTGAATGCCAGCAAGCAGCACCATACTGGGAAGCCTAAGG CTGTCACCAGGCCATACTATGACTTTCTGATGCGTCAGAAGCATCCCACCCTGCCTACTACGCTCCCTCAGCAGCAGGTCTTCATGCTGGCAGAGCCCAAGCGCAAGCCCTCGAACTTCTGGCAGAACATCAGCAGGCTGACGCCTTTCCGGAAATAA